From a single Vitis vinifera cultivar Pinot Noir 40024 chromosome 18, ASM3070453v1 genomic region:
- the LOC132253118 gene encoding uncharacterized protein LOC132253118, with product MVMITVMVTLTVIVTITVMLTVMVTVMVIVVVTVTVTLTVMVIVIVTGMVTVTIMVMITDGYYDGNDDGNGNSNGHSDDNGVDDGDGNSDSNGDYGDGNGNDNRINNSDGDGDDDCNGNSDGNSDVTMSMTITVIKTVKITVSLIVTVMVKITVTMTDGNFNSNGNGDENGNSNSNGDDNGHDYNNGNDTDNDNGNDNDDVDDNIDDNGDSNDNNDDSGKGDSEGNGNDNGDCDNNDDGNVDYNSDYDGIGDGNGDDNEDGNDHGNSNCNANGNSNDNGDENGHGNCDGNGNSDGYGNGDGSGHDHDNDHSKGDDNGNYNGDSKNNYNDKGDGDSNGDGNDYGCGYGNSYDDGSGNGGCDSNGTNKGDGEGNGYGEGDGNGYDEGNGKRYSNSDDNGNCHSNGHFNGYEYGNNNRDDDGDNYGNCNGDGDSNGYGNSYGDGDKIVTNCNGDGNNNGGDKSNSDDNGNGDGDSHSDDNGDGDDDGNNDGVDNDNSNDNSNNDGNGDSDNNGDYGDGNGNSNNNGDRDCDGDDDDDDDCNGNSDGNGDGHDNSDGNGHCNSGDNYDSHGDGDGYDNSHNQGNNDSKGDGDGNGNGNGVGNDNANSNGNGDDNGDGKDDNNSDSNDDGNGDGNGNRKGHNNGNGDDNV from the exons atggtgatgataacggtaatggtgacgtTGACAGTAATAGTGACGATAACGGTGATgttaacggtaatggtgactgTGATGGTGATTGTGGTGGTGACGGTAACAGTGACGCTAACAGTCATGGTAATAGTAATTGTAACAGGAATGGTCACGGTAACGATAATGGTGATGATAAC TGACGGTTACTACGACGGTAATgatgatggtaatggtaacagtaacggtcACAGTGACGATAACGGTGTCGATgatggtgacggtaacagtgACAGTAATGGCGATtacggtgatggtaatggtaacgataacCGTATCAATAACAGTGATGGTGACGGTGACGATGACTGTAacggtaacagtgacggtaacagtgacg ttACGATGTCGATGACGATAACGGTCATAAAAACGGTGAAGATAACGGTATCGCTGATAGTAACAGTAATGGTTAAGATAACGGTAACGATGAC tgatggtaactttaacagtaatggtaatggCGACGAAAATGGTAACAGTAACAGTAATGGTGATGATAATGGTCATGATTACAATAATGGTAACGATACCGATAACGATAATGGTAACGATAACGATGATGTTGATGATAACATTGATGATAATGGTGATAGTAATGATAACAATGATGATAGTGGTAAGGGTGACAGTGAaggtaacggtaacgataatgGTGACTGTGACAATAACGATGACGGTAATGTTGACTATAACAGTGACTATGATGGTatcggtgacggtaatggtgatgataACGAAGACGGTAACGATCACGGTAACAGTAACTGTAATGCTAACGGTAATagtaacgataacggtgacgAAAACGGTCACGGTAActgtgacggtaatggtaatagtgatggttacggtaatggtgatggtagcgGTCACGATCACGATAACGATCATAGTAAAGGTGATGATAACGGTAACTATAATGGTGACAGTAAAAACAACTATAACGATAAAG GTGACGGTGAtagtaatggtgatggtaacgattACGGTTGCGGTTACGGTAACAGTTATGATGACGGTAGCGGTAATGGTGGCTGTGACAGTAATGGTACAAATAAAGGTGACGGTGAGGGTAACGGTTACGGTGAGGGTGATGGTAACGGTTACGATGAGGGTAACGGTAAACGTTACAGCAACAGTGACGATAATGGAAACTGTCACAGTAATGGTCACTTTAATGGTTATGAATACGGTAACAATAATCGTGACGATGACGGTGACAATTATGGTAATTGTAACGGTGATGGTGATAGTAACGGTTATGGTAACAGTTACGGTGATGGTGACAAAATAGTCAC taattgtaacggtgacggtaacaatAACGGTGGTGATAAAAGTAACAGTGAtgataatggtaacggtgacggtgataGTCACAGTGATgataacggtgacggtgatgATGATGGTAACAACGATGGTGTCGATAACGATAATAGTAACGATAACAGTAAcaatgacggtaacggtgatagtGACAATAATGGTGATtacggtgatggtaatggtaacagtaacaATAATGGTGATCGTGACTGTGACGGTGACGATGACGATGACGATGACTGTAatggtaacagtgacggtaacggtgatggtcaCGATaatagtgatggtaacggtCACTGTAACA GTGGCGACAACTATGACAGTCATGGTGACGGTGACGGTTATGATAACAGTCACAATCAAGGTAACAATGACAGTAagggtgatggtgatggtaatggtaacggtaacggtgtgGGTAATGATAACGCtaacagtaacggtaacggtgacgataatggtgacggtaaaGATGACAATAACAGTGATagtaacgatgacggtaacggtgatggtaacggtaatagGAAAGGTCAcaataacggtaatggtgatgataATGTGTGA